Proteins encoded by one window of bacterium:
- a CDS encoding cation diffusion facilitator family transporter, translating to MKKLTKQIAERFAPGYGDPHNIEARSRVGLLEGWVSIVVNTLLGALKIWLGLVTGSLALMADAFHTLADSVTSAVVVLGFWLARQPADREHPFGHGRIDSVAGLAIAVLLAVVSFESGRAAVERIVNPQPVEAAFWVIAVVAASVLVKEWLSRFSLELGRLIGSDALVADAWHHRSDVFATSLVVVAFFGGRLGLPWLDGVMGLGVSIFIGWAAWAIIRQSVGPLLGEPAPDEVYREIGRIAAAGEGVRGVHDIIVHRYGLTHVISVHIEVPGDRSAIELHDTSERIEENIARRFPGHAVVHVDPIDFNHPHYAAVQARVAAAVESSPYCGTYHDLRIVGGEEHFTVILDITLNGRPTESQIEQCRQSITDSVRGSSFPQARVLINVEPLFSHPAQSV from the coding sequence GTGAAGAAACTGACGAAACAGATCGCGGAACGTTTTGCGCCGGGCTACGGCGATCCGCACAATATAGAAGCGCGCAGCCGGGTGGGCCTGCTCGAGGGCTGGGTCAGCATCGTGGTCAACACCCTGCTGGGCGCGTTGAAAATCTGGCTCGGCCTCGTCACCGGCAGCCTGGCCCTTATGGCGGACGCGTTCCACACCCTGGCCGATTCGGTCACCTCGGCCGTGGTGGTGCTGGGTTTCTGGCTGGCCCGTCAGCCGGCAGACCGTGAGCACCCGTTCGGCCACGGCCGGATAGACAGCGTGGCCGGGTTGGCCATAGCGGTGCTGCTGGCTGTGGTGTCGTTCGAGAGCGGCCGCGCCGCAGTGGAACGGATTGTCAACCCGCAGCCGGTGGAGGCCGCGTTCTGGGTGATAGCAGTGGTGGCAGCCTCGGTGCTGGTCAAGGAGTGGCTGTCGCGTTTCTCGCTGGAGCTGGGCCGCCTGATCGGCTCGGACGCCCTGGTGGCGGATGCCTGGCACCACCGCAGCGACGTGTTCGCCACCTCGCTGGTGGTTGTGGCCTTTTTCGGGGGGCGCCTGGGCCTGCCCTGGCTGGACGGGGTGATGGGCCTGGGGGTGAGCATATTCATCGGCTGGGCGGCCTGGGCCATCATCCGCCAGAGCGTGGGTCCCCTGCTGGGCGAGCCGGCCCCGGACGAGGTATACCGCGAGATCGGACGGATCGCCGCCGCGGGCGAGGGCGTACGCGGCGTGCACGACATCATAGTCCACCGCTACGGCCTGACCCACGTGATCTCGGTGCACATCGAGGTGCCGGGCGACCGCAGCGCAATCGAACTGCACGACACGAGCGAGCGGATCGAGGAGAACATCGCCCGCCGGTTCCCGGGCCACGCCGTGGTGCACGTGGACCCGATAGATTTCAACCACCCGCATTACGCCGCGGTCCAGGCCCGGGTGGCCGCCGCGGTGGAGAGCAGTCCGTACTGCGGCACCTACCACGACCTGCGGATCGTGGGCGGCGAGGAGCATTTCACGGTCATCCTGGACATCACCCTGAACGGCCGTCCCACCGAGTCTCAGATCGAGCAGTGCCGCCAGTCGATAACCGACAGCGTGCGGGGGAGCAGCTTCCCCCAGGCCCGCGTGCTGATCAACGTCGAGCCGCTTTTCAGCCATCCGGCCCAGAGCGTCTGA
- the modC gene encoding molybdenum ABC transporter ATP-binding protein has translation MIELAVRVRRGAYSLEAALSSRARVTGLIGPSGSGKTTLLEALAGLLRPASGRIALADGQVFFDSAQGIDIPAERRRLGVVFQENLLFPNLNVRDNLLFGYRRVPPGERRLEPEEICALLDLGPLLGRGTAGLSGGEARRVALGRALLASPVLLLLDEPLTGLDAALRDRVLAYLLRLKQELAIPMIFVSHRFADIFCLADSVALLEVEQAGDGRKSARVAAQGEPQAVIAAAEKVVGLDQLETIIPGALAEAAPVTDCRTVQAEGLKLHVALDHGAPGARCYVSLRADEVILARSRPPALSSRNVWPGRVTGVRCLEHTTVVTVDVGIPIAVEVTRAAVRELELAPGVEVFAIVKARSLRTVVLGQPGE, from the coding sequence ATGATCGAGCTTGCGGTGCGCGTGCGGCGCGGAGCCTACAGCCTGGAGGCGGCCCTCTCCAGCCGCGCCCGAGTGACCGGGCTGATCGGCCCCTCGGGCAGCGGCAAGACCACGCTTCTGGAGGCCCTGGCCGGGCTGCTGCGGCCCGCCTCCGGGCGGATCGCGCTGGCGGACGGGCAGGTGTTTTTCGACTCGGCCCAAGGGATCGACATACCGGCCGAGCGTCGCCGCCTGGGGGTGGTGTTCCAGGAAAACCTGCTCTTTCCCAACCTGAACGTGCGCGACAACCTCCTGTTCGGCTACCGTCGCGTGCCGCCGGGCGAACGCCGTCTGGAGCCGGAGGAAATCTGTGCGCTGCTCGACCTGGGGCCGCTCCTTGGGCGGGGCACCGCCGGGCTGTCCGGGGGCGAGGCTCGCCGGGTGGCGCTTGGCCGCGCGCTGCTGGCAAGCCCGGTGCTGCTCCTTCTGGACGAGCCGCTCACCGGCCTGGACGCCGCCCTGCGCGACCGGGTGCTGGCCTACCTTCTGCGGCTGAAGCAGGAACTGGCTATCCCGATGATCTTCGTGAGCCACCGTTTCGCGGACATATTCTGCCTGGCCGACTCGGTGGCCCTGCTGGAGGTGGAGCAGGCCGGGGACGGCCGGAAGAGCGCGCGCGTGGCGGCACAGGGTGAGCCGCAGGCGGTGATCGCCGCGGCTGAGAAAGTGGTGGGGCTGGACCAGCTTGAGACCATTATCCCGGGCGCTCTCGCGGAGGCTGCCCCGGTGACGGACTGCCGCACGGTCCAGGCCGAGGGACTGAAGCTGCACGTGGCCCTGGACCACGGCGCCCCCGGCGCGCGCTGCTATGTCAGCCTGCGCGCGGATGAGGTGATCCTGGCCCGCAGCCGTCCGCCCGCGCTCAGCAGCCGCAATGTCTGGCCGGGCCGGGTGACCGGCGTGCGCTGCCTGGAGCATACCACGGTGGTGACAGTGGACGTGGGGATACCGATTGCGGTGGAGGTCACCCGGGCGGCGGTGCGCGAGCTGGAGCTGGCCCCGGGGGTGGAGGTGTTCGCGATTGTCAAGGCCCGCAGCCTGCGCACGGTGGTGCTCGGGCAGCCGGGGGAGTGA
- the modA gene encoding molybdate ABC transporter substrate-binding protein yields MWNGRVRSFFPLALAVVVALSAAGCGGAKKEPLRLNVACAASLTDVMEAAGKAYAAKTGVQVECEFGSSGALARKVAGDAPFDLFVSANLQWLKFLEDNGRVDSGAGVRVALNTLVCVVPAEAKAVPRSAAELAGLDRVALGDPEHVPAGIYARQALQYSAVWDSLQNNNRLVLSQDVRAVLALVEQGAVDAGIVYATDARMSGRVRLAFTFPEASHDPVDYYAAVVTTSGHAAEAARLLEFMQGAEFRDILTGYGFSLP; encoded by the coding sequence ATGTGGAATGGTCGTGTCAGGTCATTTTTTCCCCTGGCCCTGGCGGTCGTGGTGGCGCTGTCCGCGGCCGGCTGCGGCGGCGCGAAGAAGGAGCCCCTACGGCTGAACGTGGCCTGCGCGGCCAGCCTGACCGATGTGATGGAGGCGGCGGGCAAGGCCTACGCGGCAAAGACCGGGGTGCAGGTGGAGTGCGAGTTCGGCTCGAGCGGGGCCCTGGCGCGCAAGGTGGCCGGGGACGCGCCGTTCGACCTGTTCGTCTCGGCCAATCTCCAGTGGCTGAAGTTCCTGGAGGACAACGGCCGGGTGGATTCGGGCGCCGGAGTGCGCGTGGCGCTGAACACTCTGGTCTGCGTGGTCCCGGCGGAGGCCAAAGCAGTCCCGAGGTCGGCGGCGGAGCTGGCCGGCCTGGATAGAGTGGCCCTGGGCGACCCGGAGCACGTGCCAGCCGGAATCTACGCGCGCCAGGCGCTGCAATATTCGGCTGTCTGGGACTCGCTGCAGAATAACAATCGCCTGGTTTTGAGCCAGGATGTGCGCGCGGTGCTCGCCCTGGTGGAGCAGGGGGCGGTGGACGCCGGGATAGTATACGCCACGGATGCCCGGATGAGCGGGCGCGTGCGCCTGGCGTTCACGTTCCCGGAGGCATCCCACGACCCGGTGGACTACTACGCCGCGGTGGTGACAACGAGCGGCCACGCCGCCGAGGCGGCCAGGCTGCTCGAATTCATGCAGGGCGCCGAGTTCCGCGATATCCTGACCGGCTACGGCTTTTCACTGCCCTGA
- the modB gene encoding molybdate ABC transporter permease subunit, giving the protein MLGIQESEWMAVGLSLLMGVGATVLAVGPGVALAWLLSRHSFRGKSVLETVVFLPLVLPPVVTGYTLLMLFGAHSPLGRLLDALGVRLVFTWGGMAVAAAVMGLPLLVRTARHAIESVDPRLEQAARTLGCSPLRTFFTVTLPLSWPGIAAGLVLCFARALGEFGATAMLSAGTRGNRTIALEIFRHYQTPGQDWEVLRLALISVTLSALALAASEYLIGRSAAARYRAERGRQG; this is encoded by the coding sequence ATGCTGGGGATCCAGGAATCGGAATGGATGGCGGTGGGGCTGTCGCTGTTGATGGGCGTGGGTGCCACGGTTCTGGCCGTGGGGCCGGGAGTGGCCCTGGCCTGGCTGCTCAGCCGTCACAGTTTCCGGGGCAAGAGCGTGCTGGAGACAGTGGTGTTCCTGCCCCTGGTGCTGCCCCCGGTGGTGACCGGCTATACGCTTCTGATGCTGTTCGGTGCGCACAGCCCGCTGGGCCGTCTGCTTGACGCGCTGGGCGTGCGGCTGGTGTTCACCTGGGGCGGCATGGCCGTGGCCGCGGCGGTGATGGGCCTGCCTCTCTTGGTGCGCACGGCGCGCCACGCCATCGAAAGCGTGGACCCGCGCCTGGAGCAGGCCGCGCGCACCCTGGGTTGCTCGCCGCTGCGAACTTTCTTCACGGTCACCCTGCCGCTGTCCTGGCCGGGGATAGCCGCCGGGCTGGTGCTCTGCTTCGCCCGCGCCCTGGGCGAGTTCGGGGCCACGGCGATGCTCTCGGCCGGGACACGGGGCAACCGCACGATCGCCCTCGAAATATTCCGCCACTACCAGACCCCGGGACAGGATTGGGAAGTCCTGCGCCTGGCCCTGATCTCGGTGACCTTGAGCGCCCTGGCCCTGGCTGCGAGCGAGTACCTGATCGGCCGCTCGGCCGCAGCGCGCTACCGTGCCGAGCGCGGGAGGCAGGGATGA